One genomic region from Diabrotica undecimpunctata isolate CICGRU chromosome 9, icDiaUnde3, whole genome shotgun sequence encodes:
- the LOC140449496 gene encoding uncharacterized protein: MGEEFNTDKFIDEIQKRPAIWDMTNSEYSNKIIKKNAWEEIVLIFCHNEDTDEKKKILGTSLQKKWKSIRDHYVKQDKKNKMLKSGSGAKPTSTYIHYNRLRFLQNSVQKNVTESNFGPEVHAELPISEVENGSVQNSSLEATVSTPTGERQKTKKLKLHPADQHFANILEKSLAQRQVPDKQDEQDEDKLFCLSLFKEIKKIPENKRLKTKIDIYNLILQKQTPEPEKIFPSTSNYMSSAPPLPRYSIPHTQQYCPAIPSSQPSYTPGRGTYTSYNDSIFSPSNEQLQDMSMTSPASTVATYSSQESELDLFIDN; this comes from the exons atgggCGAAGAATTTAATACAGATAAATTCATTGATGAAATTCAAAAAAGACCAGCCATTTGGGACATGACTAATAGCGAATATagcaataaaattattaaaaaaaacgctTGGGAGGAGATAGTGTTAATTTTTTGCCACAACGAAGATACcgatgaaaagaaaaaaatattag GAacatcattacaaaaaaaatggaagagcaTAAGGGATCACTATGTCAAACAAGACAAAAAAAACAAGATGCTAAAATCGGGCTCCGGCGCAAAACCAACAAGCACGTACATTCATTATAATAGGTTGAGGTTCCTGCAAAACTCAGTTCAAAAAAATGTTACTGAAAGTAACTTCGGTCCAGAAGTACATGCAGAACTTCCAATATCAGAAGTGGAAAATGGTAGTGTGCAGAATTCGTCTTTGGAAGCGACTGTTTCTACACCTACAGGGGAacgccaaaaaacaaaaaaacttaaacttcATCCGGCTGATCAGCACTTTGCTAATATATTAGAAAAAAGTTTAGCACAAAGACAAGTGCCAGACAAACAGGATGAACAAGATGAAGATAAATTATTCTGTTTGtctctttttaaagaaataaagaaaataccggagaataaacgtttaaaaacaaaaattgatatatataatttaatattgcaAAAACAGACGCCCGAGCCAGAGAAAATTTTCCCAAGTACGTCTAATTATATGAGTTCAGCACCGCCATTACCAAGGTATTCTATACCACACACTCAGCAGTATTGCCCGGCTATTCCATCATCTCAACCTAGTTATACACCTGGACGTGGGACATATACAAGTTACAACGATTCCATTTTTTCTCCAAGTAATGAACAGTTACAAGATATGAGTATGACATCACCAGCTTCCACAGTTGCCACTTACTCCTCACAGGAATCCGAATTAGATTTATTTATTGACAATTAA